A stretch of the Cytobacillus luteolus genome encodes the following:
- a CDS encoding M3 family oligoendopeptidase, protein MRFSEFPYERPSIEKVTTEIGTLLTEFKNATSAETQSTLVKKINDIRSNFDSIQMIAHVRHTLDTTDPFYEEEYSFFNKNLPHFTDVETQFFQALLETPFRSELEETFGKQFFKIAESKVKTFSPEVMELLGEENRLTSDYQKLIASAVVPFKGEELTLSKLEKFVLDQDRDTRKRAIEAKFDYFSSKKEVYDELFDNLVKVRHEIATKLGFPSFTDLAYLRWARSGWDKESAAAFRENVRNYLVPLVSKLVEGQRQRLGIDKVKVYDEKVQFESGNPVPQGDADWIVEQGRQLYSELSEDTKNFYNEMTEKGLFDLLNKKGKANIGYCTYFAKEKVPFVFANFNGTSNDVRVLIHEVGHAFQAYSTLKSQEIPEYFFPTMEGSEIFSMSMELFIFPWAHLFFKEDADKHRFFHLVDSLIKLPKMCVGDEFQEEVYANPSLTPEERRQLWSRLEKKYMPYRDNDQITHLEEGGAWQEIPHIYEVPFYYLDYALAQVCAFQLWDKSTENWDDAWDTYVKLCKIGGSKSFTELLEEGQLSSPFEEQTFIDLTSFLSEKMESLKVPVQQ, encoded by the coding sequence ATGAGGTTTTCTGAATTTCCTTATGAAAGGCCAAGTATTGAAAAAGTCACAACAGAAATAGGTACGTTGCTTACTGAGTTTAAGAATGCAACGAGTGCAGAAACACAAAGTACACTTGTAAAAAAAATCAATGACATCAGGTCAAATTTTGATTCCATTCAGATGATTGCTCATGTACGGCATACATTGGATACAACAGATCCGTTTTATGAAGAAGAATATAGTTTTTTTAACAAAAACCTTCCACACTTCACTGATGTTGAAACACAATTCTTTCAGGCTTTACTAGAGACACCTTTTCGAAGTGAACTAGAAGAAACCTTTGGTAAACAGTTTTTCAAAATCGCGGAATCTAAGGTAAAGACATTTTCTCCAGAGGTGATGGAGCTTTTAGGAGAAGAAAATCGGTTAACAAGTGACTATCAAAAGCTCATTGCCTCAGCTGTAGTCCCATTTAAGGGGGAGGAGCTAACACTTTCTAAGCTTGAAAAATTTGTTTTAGACCAAGACCGTGATACTAGAAAACGTGCCATCGAGGCGAAGTTCGACTATTTCTCTTCTAAAAAAGAGGTGTATGATGAGCTATTTGATAACCTCGTAAAAGTGAGACATGAGATTGCTACAAAGCTTGGTTTTCCTTCTTTTACAGACTTAGCCTATTTAAGATGGGCTCGATCTGGTTGGGATAAAGAGTCGGCTGCTGCTTTCCGTGAAAATGTTCGAAACTACCTAGTACCACTTGTTTCTAAGCTAGTAGAGGGCCAACGACAACGGTTGGGAATAGATAAGGTTAAGGTTTACGATGAAAAAGTCCAATTTGAAAGCGGGAATCCAGTTCCACAAGGGGATGCTGACTGGATTGTTGAACAGGGAAGACAGTTGTACAGTGAGCTATCCGAAGACACAAAGAATTTTTATAATGAAATGACGGAAAAAGGACTGTTTGACTTACTCAATAAGAAAGGAAAAGCAAACATTGGTTATTGTACGTATTTCGCAAAGGAAAAAGTACCATTTGTGTTTGCGAACTTTAATGGGACGTCAAATGATGTTAGAGTCCTGATTCATGAAGTGGGGCATGCCTTCCAGGCGTACTCGACTCTCAAATCTCAAGAGATACCAGAATACTTTTTCCCAACAATGGAGGGTTCTGAAATCTTTTCGATGAGTATGGAGTTATTTATCTTCCCTTGGGCTCACCTCTTTTTCAAGGAAGATGCCGATAAGCACCGATTCTTCCACTTAGTAGATTCGCTGATAAAACTTCCTAAAATGTGTGTAGGTGATGAGTTCCAGGAAGAAGTGTATGCAAACCCTTCGTTAACCCCAGAGGAGAGAAGGCAGCTTTGGTCTAGATTAGAGAAAAAATATATGCCATACCGAGACAATGATCAAATCACCCATCTAGAAGAAGGAGGAGCATGGCAGGAGATCCCGCATATTTATGAAGTTCCTTTTTATTACCTTGATTATGCTTTAGCACAGGTTTGCGCATTTCAATTATGGGATAAATCAACTGAAAATTGGGACGATGCATGGGATACTTACGTAAAGCTTTGTAAGATAGGTGGAAGCAAGTCGTTTACCGAGCTATTAGAAGAAGGGCAATTATCGTCACCTTTTGAAGAGCAAACATTTATTGACTTAACAAGTTTTCTGAGTGAGAAAATGGAGAGCTTGAAGGTGCCGGTGCAACAATAA
- the dcm gene encoding DNA (cytosine-5-)-methyltransferase: MLKVVELFAGVGGFRLGLEGLNSTKDYEVVWANQWEPSTKVQHAFDCYTQKFGEKEIHVNDDISKVWEDIPHHDLLVGGFPCQDYSVARTLSGEAGIQGKKGVLFWEIMKIVESKTPRYVLLENVDRLLKSPSKQRGRDFSIMLTSFRDAGYSVEWRVINAAEYGFAQRRRRVFIFAYRNDTVFAREQRSLSPEGILQSEGFFAPQFPVHVGPHIKHKDIYSELFSDILDVSNLFKETYRNSGTMIDGRIFSRELTPLIFEPKPLRAILEEVFEKYGPADEKYYLDNQKRRKSGRTELEEMKYLKDAKKVKRVSKLTEHEYYYSEGSMAFPDHLDKPGRTMLTSEATCNRSSHVIEDLYSGRIRYLTPEECELLNGFPDGWTNTGMPERTRYFCMGNALVVGLIKKMGKRIREIEENDKKVIKESPLQLQLF; encoded by the coding sequence ATGTTAAAAGTAGTAGAATTATTTGCCGGTGTCGGAGGGTTTCGCTTAGGTTTAGAAGGTCTAAACTCAACCAAAGATTATGAAGTTGTTTGGGCAAATCAATGGGAACCTTCTACGAAAGTGCAGCATGCCTTTGATTGTTATACTCAAAAGTTTGGAGAGAAAGAAATCCACGTCAATGATGATATTTCAAAGGTTTGGGAGGATATACCCCATCACGATTTATTGGTTGGTGGCTTTCCTTGTCAGGATTATTCTGTTGCTCGGACTTTATCTGGAGAAGCTGGTATTCAGGGGAAAAAAGGTGTTCTTTTCTGGGAAATTATGAAAATTGTGGAGTCTAAAACTCCTCGTTATGTGCTTCTCGAAAATGTAGATCGTTTGTTAAAATCTCCTTCTAAACAGCGTGGTCGAGATTTTTCTATTATGCTTACAAGTTTTAGAGATGCAGGCTATTCTGTTGAATGGAGAGTTATTAATGCAGCGGAATATGGGTTTGCACAACGTAGAAGAAGAGTTTTTATTTTTGCGTATCGAAATGATACAGTGTTTGCAAGGGAGCAGCGTTCCCTTTCTCCTGAAGGAATTCTTCAATCCGAGGGGTTCTTTGCTCCACAGTTTCCAGTGCATGTGGGCCCTCATATAAAACATAAAGATATTTATTCAGAATTGTTTTCTGATATCTTAGATGTTTCCAATCTTTTTAAAGAAACCTATCGCAATTCTGGTACTATGATAGATGGTAGAATATTCTCTAGAGAGTTAACACCATTGATTTTTGAACCAAAACCTTTAAGGGCTATTTTAGAAGAGGTCTTCGAGAAATATGGACCTGCTGATGAAAAGTATTATCTTGATAATCAAAAACGTAGAAAAAGTGGACGAACCGAATTGGAAGAAATGAAATATTTAAAAGATGCAAAAAAAGTTAAGAGAGTTTCAAAGTTGACTGAGCATGAATATTATTACTCTGAAGGTAGCATGGCGTTTCCAGATCATCTTGATAAACCTGGTAGAACGATGTTAACGTCAGAAGCAACATGTAATCGAAGCTCCCATGTAATAGAGGATTTATACTCTGGAAGAATTCGTTATTTGACTCCGGAAGAATGTGAATTACTAAATGGTTTTCCAGATGGTTGGACGAATACAGGAATGCCCGAAAGAACTAGATATTTCTGTATGGGTAATGCTCTTGTAGTAGGTTTAATTAAAAAAATGGGCAAAAGAATTAGAGAAATAGAAGAAAACGACAAAAAGGTAATCAAGGAATCACCGTTACAGTTACAATTATTTTAA
- a CDS encoding CBO0543 family protein has protein sequence MFKPPSHINKALNEQYDVIDKANTKVAELWKDEIIFSFGWWGATMLVIVPWIVWIFYRKKDSTHRLLLGGIWAMFIATWLDYIGVAMGLWRYNVKTMPVIPDFIAWDFSLMPVTIMFFIQVKPTIKPVYKAIFFSLLTSFGAEPFFKWLGFFDYPSWHYIASFPFYIAIYMVASKLVNGSKFNSLHS, from the coding sequence ATGTTTAAACCACCATCACATATAAATAAAGCATTAAATGAACAATACGATGTGATTGATAAGGCTAACACCAAGGTTGCTGAATTATGGAAGGATGAAATTATATTTAGTTTTGGTTGGTGGGGCGCAACCATGTTAGTTATTGTGCCATGGATAGTATGGATCTTTTATCGAAAAAAGGATAGTACTCACCGTCTATTATTAGGTGGGATATGGGCCATGTTTATAGCTACTTGGCTTGATTACATCGGGGTTGCAATGGGTCTTTGGCGATATAACGTAAAAACGATGCCCGTTATACCTGATTTTATAGCATGGGACTTTTCCTTAATGCCAGTAACGATCATGTTTTTTATTCAAGTGAAGCCAACAATTAAACCAGTATATAAAGCTATATTTTTTTCTCTCTTAACATCTTTTGGAGCAGAGCCTTTTTTCAAATGGTTAGGTTTCTTTGATTATCCAAGTTGGCATTATATTGCCTCTTTTCCTTTTTATATCGCTATATACATGGTTGCAAGTAAGTTAGTTAATGGTAGTAAATTTAACTCTCTACATAGTTAG
- a CDS encoding alpha/beta hydrolase, with protein MTSSKTPAYIIQGKHDKVANFNLAKSYFDRVEAPKKNFIILENSAHMPNEEDFEVLIQSIRRQLNEH; from the coding sequence TTGACAAGTTCTAAGACTCCAGCTTATATTATTCAAGGAAAACACGATAAGGTTGCAAACTTTAATTTAGCAAAAAGTTACTTTGATCGTGTTGAAGCCCCAAAAAAGAACTTTATCATTCTGGAAAACTCAGCACATATGCCAAATGAAGAAGATTTTGAAGTTTTAATTCAGTCTATACGGCGGCAGTTAAACGAACATTAA
- a CDS encoding MutH/Sau3AI family endonuclease, with product MAFDKKAFQSKISNKLDEFTGLTFDEISYKININPNLISNKASIVTLVNRMFEYKSLDKRKLENEVLPNKLSIKTIRLQQNGKPKESMSFENVDFLEIINETWMDSKIRFKFFETVFLFIVFQYKKVSGGNVLIFKGIKLWQMPQETLDTDVKKLWETTKEVVSKGVEFKKQIVGKKVTMKNNLPGMKDNNVAHIRPKANDSNDKVELPDGQMITKQAYWLNNSYIEFVLKDIPNVTCRVLNKTKYYAKFPNNEINSIKAKLTMEVYPVEEFIIKVKQVIPSFNELDVNYDMLSTIDYKLDKNFVISKQLSSIDQYLDSLIFNSSYFQIPNNTVFQTPYVKRKLDNYENDYKLLKVEDNLYITNTSLLNGGVTKKDLIDYKNNVERFVEVGRFFTLQTLEEKHFRHYLKRYGFEDRFYESILMRPGRLKFLRMDGRLVFVKSKQEITTNDFIGYIFQNSESLTVDELIGRSLSMCNLEIDYDYAIRLMKNTTYFYSEDLLKLYEDKEIYYNELYK from the coding sequence TTGGCATTTGATAAAAAAGCATTCCAGTCTAAAATATCTAATAAACTAGATGAGTTTACCGGACTTACATTTGATGAGATATCCTATAAAATTAATATTAATCCCAATCTAATTTCAAACAAAGCATCAATTGTTACTCTTGTTAACAGGATGTTTGAGTACAAAAGTTTAGATAAACGAAAACTTGAAAATGAGGTTCTTCCCAATAAATTATCCATTAAAACAATACGATTACAGCAAAATGGTAAACCTAAAGAATCAATGTCGTTTGAAAATGTAGATTTTCTAGAAATTATTAATGAAACATGGATGGACAGTAAAATAAGGTTTAAATTTTTTGAAACAGTTTTTTTGTTTATAGTATTTCAATATAAAAAGGTAAGTGGTGGAAATGTTCTAATTTTTAAGGGAATAAAGTTGTGGCAAATGCCACAAGAAACTTTAGATACAGATGTTAAGAAGTTATGGGAAACGACAAAGGAAGTTGTTTCAAAAGGTGTAGAATTTAAAAAGCAAATTGTGGGCAAAAAAGTTACTATGAAAAATAATTTACCAGGAATGAAGGATAATAATGTAGCTCATATTCGACCAAAAGCTAATGATAGTAATGATAAAGTTGAATTGCCAGATGGTCAAATGATTACTAAGCAGGCATATTGGTTAAATAATTCCTATATTGAATTTGTCCTAAAGGATATTCCTAATGTTACTTGTAGGGTATTGAATAAAACTAAATACTATGCAAAATTCCCAAATAATGAAATTAATAGTATCAAGGCCAAGTTAACGATGGAAGTATACCCAGTAGAAGAATTCATTATTAAAGTCAAACAAGTAATTCCTAGTTTTAATGAGCTGGATGTTAATTACGATATGCTCTCAACAATTGACTATAAGCTTGATAAGAATTTTGTTATTTCTAAGCAACTGTCAAGTATTGACCAATATTTAGATTCATTGATTTTTAATTCCTCGTATTTTCAAATACCTAACAACACAGTATTTCAAACCCCTTATGTAAAACGTAAACTTGATAATTACGAGAATGACTATAAACTATTGAAGGTTGAAGATAATCTTTATATAACTAATACCAGTCTTCTAAATGGAGGAGTTACTAAAAAAGATTTAATTGACTATAAAAATAATGTAGAGAGGTTTGTAGAAGTTGGAAGGTTCTTTACTCTTCAAACTTTGGAAGAAAAACATTTTAGACATTACTTAAAGAGGTATGGCTTTGAAGATAGATTCTACGAAAGTATATTAATGAGACCTGGAAGATTGAAGTTTTTAAGAATGGATGGCCGATTGGTTTTTGTTAAATCTAAACAAGAAATAACAACTAATGATTTTATTGGATATATATTTCAAAACAGTGAATCCCTTACGGTTGATGAATTGATTGGGAGATCTCTCTCAATGTGTAATCTAGAAATTGATTATGATTATGCTATCAGATTAATGAAAAACACAACATATTTTTACTCTGAGGATCTTCTTAAGCTATATGAGGACAAGGAAATTTATTATAACGAACTATATAAATAG
- a CDS encoding DUF421 domain-containing protein, with amino-acid sequence MTILEMVIRTTIGFITLYILCRVLNKKLIAQMTFFDFVAGITIGSVVASSMLMKDIPIYIGMTGLILFCLYTFLSSIVAIKSLVGRKILEDEPTFLIKNGQVYEEGLKKARLTMDSLLTGLRKKGFFYIDQVETAYLETDGTISAMAKPPYMNVTQKDIHNIQMSRGISQAFIIDGQVLTHSLNMLGKDMNWVDQILTKNNIATIKDVFYAQMDGVGNVYIDKRNDNIGMPTKS; translated from the coding sequence ATGACAATTTTAGAAATGGTTATTCGAACGACCATCGGGTTCATAACGCTGTACATTTTGTGTCGTGTTTTAAACAAAAAGCTAATTGCACAAATGACTTTTTTTGACTTTGTAGCAGGGATTACGATTGGATCTGTTGTAGCTAGTTCTATGTTAATGAAAGATATTCCTATCTACATCGGAATGACTGGATTAATTTTGTTCTGTTTATATACGTTTCTAAGTAGTATTGTGGCTATAAAAAGTTTAGTAGGTAGAAAAATTTTAGAGGATGAGCCTACATTTCTGATTAAAAATGGGCAGGTTTATGAAGAGGGACTAAAGAAAGCAAGGCTGACTATGGATAGTTTATTAACAGGACTACGTAAAAAGGGGTTCTTTTATATTGACCAAGTTGAAACGGCTTACCTTGAGACAGACGGAACGATTAGTGCTATGGCCAAACCACCATACATGAACGTCACACAAAAGGATATACATAACATCCAAATGAGTAGAGGGATTTCCCAAGCTTTTATCATTGATGGCCAGGTTCTAACACATAGTTTGAATATGCTCGGAAAAGACATGAATTGGGTAGACCAAATACTAACTAAAAATAACATTGCAACGATTAAGGATGTCTTTTACGCCCAAATGGATGGAGTAGGAAATGTTTATATAGATAAGCGTAATGATAACATTGGCATGCCAACTAAATCCTGA
- a CDS encoding ferritin family protein, with amino-acid sequence MYTNYYGPSYFDYYRMPNDIQLIDDIQKAINAEYSAVDCYKKLAKMAPTKDERNRILEIQEDEVRHLEEFSRIYTNLTGKKPSYQIIEECPDTYRAGIEFAFKDEQEAVDFYLDIADKANDSIIKERFRRAAADEHNHAIWFLSFSTNPRVTHINRQINNYGAEGALSASTLTIPQMLTYALQDEYLAQARYHNILGNFGYIRTFAQIKEAEMRHINALLPLFERYQIPLPEDNSQAFVTTPESIKAAYAAGVQGEIDNISMYERFLSLTIPNDIRTVFTQLRNASLNHLAAFERGLART; translated from the coding sequence ATGTATACAAATTATTATGGTCCGAGTTATTTTGATTATTATCGTATGCCAAATGACATTCAACTTATAGATGATATCCAGAAAGCAATTAATGCAGAGTATAGTGCTGTTGATTGTTATAAGAAGTTAGCCAAGATGGCACCTACAAAGGATGAAAGGAACAGAATTCTTGAGATACAAGAAGATGAAGTCCGTCATCTCGAAGAATTCAGCAGAATTTATACAAATTTAACAGGAAAAAAACCATCTTATCAGATCATTGAGGAATGTCCAGATACCTATAGGGCAGGAATAGAATTTGCTTTTAAAGACGAACAAGAAGCTGTTGATTTTTATTTAGATATAGCAGATAAAGCAAACGATTCAATCATTAAAGAGAGGTTTCGACGTGCAGCTGCAGACGAACATAATCACGCTATATGGTTTTTGTCTTTTTCTACGAATCCAAGGGTAACACATATTAATCGGCAAATTAACAATTACGGTGCTGAAGGGGCATTAAGTGCCTCAACATTAACGATACCTCAAATGTTGACGTATGCCCTTCAAGACGAATACCTAGCTCAAGCAAGATATCATAATATTCTAGGGAATTTTGGATATATACGTACATTTGCACAAATAAAAGAAGCTGAAATGAGACATATCAATGCTTTATTACCACTTTTTGAACGGTATCAGATACCTTTACCAGAAGATAATTCACAGGCATTCGTTACAACTCCAGAAAGTATTAAGGCAGCATACGCTGCTGGCGTTCAGGGGGAAATAGATAATATATCTATGTACGAAAGGTTTCTATCACTTACGATTCCTAATGATATCCGGACCGTTTTTACTCAACTACGCAATGCCTCTTTGAATCATCTTGCCGCCTTTGAAAGAGGTCTTGCAAGAACTTAA
- a CDS encoding nitroreductase family protein → MATATTGQVLSVKDAIVSRHSIRKFVQKPIPKEDIDRIFELVRLSPSAWNLQPWRFHIVTDTELKESLKEAAYGQQQVTSAPAVVIVISDMEDVIANLPETVHPGLSEERKQEEVANLSSFFNGLSVEERGQWGLTQANIALGILLTALQGYGYSSVPMLGFDQEKVKEILGLPEHVKFAAMVPFGIAESEGYEHHRFSLDKIVSYH, encoded by the coding sequence TTGGCGACAGCGACTACTGGTCAAGTTTTATCTGTTAAAGATGCAATTGTATCTCGTCACAGTATTAGGAAATTTGTTCAGAAACCGATACCAAAAGAAGACATAGATCGAATATTTGAGCTTGTTCGATTATCTCCTAGTGCTTGGAACTTGCAACCGTGGAGATTCCATATTGTAACCGATACTGAGTTAAAAGAGTCCTTAAAAGAGGCAGCCTACGGTCAACAACAAGTAACATCTGCCCCTGCTGTTGTTATTGTGATTAGTGATATGGAAGACGTTATCGCAAACTTACCAGAAACCGTACACCCAGGTTTATCCGAAGAACGTAAACAAGAAGAAGTGGCCAATCTTTCCTCATTCTTTAATGGACTGAGTGTTGAAGAAAGAGGGCAATGGGGCCTTACACAAGCCAATATTGCTCTTGGGATATTATTAACTGCTTTACAAGGATATGGCTATTCGAGTGTACCAATGCTTGGGTTTGATCAAGAAAAGGTAAAAGAAATTTTAGGTCTACCCGAACATGTAAAATTTGCTGCAATGGTACCATTTGGTATAGCAGAATCTGAAGGATATGAGCATCACCGCTTTTCATTAGATAAAATTGTTTCTTATCACTGA
- a CDS encoding LVIVD repeat-containing protein, translating to MKRKKLLISSTLAGALAFSVFLPATYAHDALDVLGGAKGEVEVMTMEELKAMQLKHSINGSKNVKFLKQAAAVQINPLNGKQNNMADVYAHKGFAYTGTHTANGANGGVRVFDLKDPSNPKEVAVFANEIPYSWQEKVIVKTVNTPSFKGDLAAVSVQQTSRNNANRPDSVGGVLLYDVTDPYNPKKLGFYGLDRKITGTHELYLTTQGNRALVLTSSPYADYYTHGAVQDFQILDVSDPTSPKKIFGWNPRDLEQIPEDFNGYHWYAQDGKTRPVFNHSVITDNNAQYAYVSMWDLGTVIFDIRDPENPVYLGNTTFRANQKGSAHSAALAKGGNILIETREVSNPVGSGYESAYGYTRIFDIKDKTNPVLLSEFTTDLTFDIPPTSAGRSTFAKTVHDPKVQGNTLYLSYYSGGVLALDITDPSNPVEIGRYTPENADVWGVFVDRNYILASDMGQGLKVLLKNNSGGKSEALQR from the coding sequence TTGAAGAGGAAAAAGTTACTTATTAGTAGTACATTGGCAGGAGCACTTGCGTTTTCCGTGTTTTTACCGGCTACATATGCTCATGATGCACTTGATGTGTTAGGTGGCGCAAAAGGTGAAGTTGAAGTGATGACGATGGAAGAGTTGAAAGCAATGCAACTTAAACACTCCATCAATGGTAGTAAGAATGTAAAGTTTTTAAAACAAGCTGCAGCTGTACAGATTAATCCGTTAAATGGTAAGCAGAACAATATGGCTGATGTGTATGCACACAAAGGGTTCGCTTACACTGGAACTCATACAGCTAATGGAGCAAACGGTGGTGTGCGTGTATTTGACTTAAAAGATCCTTCTAACCCTAAAGAAGTTGCTGTATTTGCAAATGAAATACCATATTCATGGCAAGAAAAGGTGATTGTAAAAACAGTAAATACTCCTTCATTTAAAGGAGATTTAGCAGCGGTGAGTGTACAGCAAACCTCTAGGAATAATGCAAACAGACCAGATAGCGTGGGTGGCGTATTACTCTATGATGTAACGGACCCTTACAATCCTAAGAAGCTTGGATTCTATGGGTTAGACCGTAAAATCACAGGAACCCACGAATTATATTTAACGACGCAAGGTAATCGTGCACTAGTGTTAACTTCTAGTCCTTATGCAGACTATTATACTCATGGGGCAGTACAGGATTTTCAAATTCTTGATGTTTCTGACCCAACAAGTCCTAAGAAAATTTTTGGTTGGAATCCACGTGACTTAGAGCAAATCCCAGAAGACTTTAATGGATATCATTGGTATGCTCAAGATGGAAAAACTCGTCCTGTTTTCAACCACAGTGTAATTACGGACAATAATGCACAGTATGCATATGTGTCCATGTGGGATTTAGGAACAGTTATCTTTGATATTCGTGATCCTGAAAACCCTGTATATTTAGGAAACACTACTTTCCGTGCAAATCAAAAGGGGTCTGCTCACTCTGCTGCCCTTGCTAAAGGTGGTAACATCCTTATTGAAACACGTGAAGTATCTAACCCTGTTGGATCAGGATATGAAAGTGCATATGGGTATACTCGCATTTTCGATATCAAAGATAAAACGAACCCTGTTTTATTAAGCGAGTTTACAACTGATTTAACATTTGATATTCCACCTACATCTGCTGGAAGATCTACTTTCGCTAAAACAGTTCACGATCCGAAAGTGCAAGGCAATACACTCTACCTATCCTACTATTCTGGTGGAGTTCTTGCTTTAGATATTACAGACCCTAGCAATCCAGTAGAAATTGGCCGCTATACACCTGAAAACGCAGATGTTTGGGGAGTGTTTGTGGATCGAAACTATATCCTAGCCTCCGACATGGGCCAAGGGTTAAAAGTTCTTCTAAAAAATAATAGTGGTGGAAAATCAGAGGCACTACAAAGATAA
- a CDS encoding ParB/RepB/Spo0J family partition protein — translation MEEINLLELIGKDISKTSGTRKLTIKGKTDNYEVFRIPLEYLFYNDQNGRIATYISKYEDEHGQLSIDNKEKYNNIIHEFIVESNKNALNKTKTNIKLFGQRLPGVVLQNGRIIDGNRRFTCLRELHLEEGKDYYFEAVILNTEKGISPKDIKRLELNLQHGEERPVDYNPIDNLVDIYRDLVEKETFTVKEYAHSTNRKEKEVEKLRDKAILMVEFLQFINAKGKYYIARDLNLDGPLQEVLVILNRTNEDQKEDVKNALFASLLTSNKGDLTRHIREIGRDIINTKNAEDFLEEYEDVVEEVYETLHEEDVVDISTINKKISAKKDLKTESNQIIEKKIEANRIDAARNKPIDLLERSFQALDTIDTTAVSRMGEDNKEDFKELLEKIQATVILLRDKLDV, via the coding sequence ATGGAAGAAATAAATTTGTTAGAGTTAATCGGAAAAGATATTTCTAAAACCAGCGGAACTCGAAAACTAACAATAAAAGGGAAAACAGATAACTATGAGGTCTTCAGGATACCTCTTGAATATCTTTTTTATAATGATCAAAATGGTCGAATTGCAACTTATATTAGCAAATATGAGGACGAGCATGGTCAACTAAGTATCGATAATAAGGAAAAGTATAACAATATTATTCATGAGTTTATTGTAGAATCAAACAAAAATGCCCTTAATAAAACAAAAACTAATATTAAGTTATTCGGGCAACGACTTCCAGGGGTAGTCTTACAAAATGGTCGAATCATTGATGGTAATCGCCGTTTTACCTGTCTTCGTGAATTGCATTTAGAAGAAGGTAAGGATTATTACTTTGAGGCTGTAATTTTAAATACAGAAAAGGGAATTTCTCCTAAGGATATTAAGCGTTTGGAGTTGAATTTACAGCATGGTGAGGAAAGGCCAGTTGATTATAATCCAATAGATAATCTAGTCGATATCTACAGAGACTTAGTTGAAAAAGAAACATTTACTGTTAAAGAATATGCACATTCTACGAACAGAAAAGAGAAAGAAGTAGAAAAACTAAGGGATAAAGCTATCTTAATGGTAGAATTTCTGCAGTTTATTAATGCAAAAGGAAAATACTATATAGCACGTGATTTGAATTTGGACGGTCCATTGCAAGAAGTTTTGGTAATTTTGAATCGTACAAATGAAGACCAGAAAGAGGATGTAAAAAACGCTCTTTTTGCTTCACTACTAACATCTAATAAGGGTGACCTAACACGACATATTCGGGAAATAGGTAGAGATATCATTAACACAAAAAATGCTGAGGACTTTCTTGAAGAGTATGAAGATGTAGTTGAAGAAGTATATGAAACTTTACACGAAGAAGATGTAGTTGATATCTCTACAATAAACAAAAAAATCAGTGCTAAAAAAGACCTTAAAACTGAAAGTAATCAAATAATAGAAAAGAAAATTGAAGCAAACCGAATTGATGCAGCGCGTAATAAACCTATTGATTTATTAGAGCGTTCATTCCAAGCATTAGATACAATTGATACAACTGCTGTCTCAAGAATGGGAGAAGATAACAAAGAGGATTTTAAAGAACTACTTGAGAAGATTCAAGCAACGGTTATTCTATTGAGGGACAAGCTTGATGTTTAA